Below is a genomic region from candidate division SR1 bacterium Aalborg_AAW-1.
CTCGTAATCTTAATAATCAATCTTCCTCTCTTGAATTGTTGAGCTCGTATAATGTAGATGTTTTAACTAATAACGAAAATATTAAGGAAGTTGCTCCTTTTTGGAAGAATATTAATGATATATTTGATTTTCATACTCAACTTACCGATACTATAGCTATAAATCAAAAACATAGAAAAGAGCTTTCACTTCCTTTTGATAATTTTCTTTACTTACTTTACACTCCAAGTCTTAATGTATGGAGAGATCCTTTTACACAAAAGATAGATACAACGCTTATTGGAAAAAAATATCTAGAAAATAATCCGTATGGAGATATTGCTTTGATGGAACAGTGGACTAATTTTTTTAAAGATGTATGAATTGCTGATTCATATAATACTATCAGTAATATTAATATAGGTAATATTGAGTCTGTAAATAAGGAATGATATTTTGGTTTGACGGTAACTGTTGATTTTGAGTCTCCAGATAAGCGTTCATTTCTCCTTCTGGTGAACAAATTGTCAATGACTGCATATCTTGAAAACGTTTCATTAATAAATGAATTTGTATTTTATCTATGGGAAAATATTAAAAAAGATAGAAAAGAATTTCTAACTTCAACACAACAAGAGTTTGTAAAAACAATTCCTTATGTTGCCCAAGATCAAGATAAACTTATTTGATATCTTCTCTTTGATTGGGCTTTCAATGATAAAGATAATCTTCTTTTATCTAATGAAACGATAATTAAAACTATTCGTCAAACAGCTTGATGTATTGATGAAGATCAAAAAAAGTGTAACTATTTATTTAGACAAAAAATGAGAACTGTTCCATATCTTGCATATGGTATAGGTAGAGATGATACCGATACTATAGCAGGATTAAAAACATTCTTTAATAATATACCACCATTGTTATCTATTGAAAGTTTTTCATTTGATGAATTGAAGAAAATTAAGTTATCAGCAAATACATGATATAAATGATCAGTTTCTATTAAAGTTTATGGTAGAGATATTATGAATGATGAAATTAATACTATTAGTAACGAGCTGTGAATTATGTGTTTTGCTACTAAAGAATCGATGACTGCTACTTCTGCTAAAACAAGAGTAGAAAAATACATCAATGATATGTGAAAACAAAATTTTGATACAAGAAGGTCTACAATGCTAAATCAAGTCTTAGGATTTGTAAGTACTATTCAAGATTCTTATGACTGATTACCAAATTATAAAAAAGTCGTTAAACTATTTGAGTTATATAGAACTCTTAAAGAAAACTGACTATGTGATATTATTGATCCAAAACAAATAGAATCTCTTTCGGAAGCACCAGAACTAACTGGTAATGTCGATGTCTTTGAAGAAATTATAGAACCTGCATTATCTGGTAATAATGTGCCTCTTGAACAATTACCACCTTCTCCAGTTGAATTTCCAGCAGTCATAACATGATCTACAGAAAATCGTACTATTGGAGATGGAAATAGTGCAAGAGATAAACAACTTATTAATGAAATAGAGCAATTACAACAATGAGCTTCATTATAAGAGTTTATTTTATCTTGTCTTTTGATTATGAAATTCTTACATAAACATTGAATTCTTGTATTTGTAGTGATTATAGTTTGTATAATTGCTATGGTATATTATCTTTATTCTTGAACTTCACATCTTAAACAACAACAGCTATTTGAAGAAATTAAAGAACATCAGCAATGAGCGATGATACAATAAATTTAATTATAAATACACTTAACAAAATGCGTATAAAAAAATGATTTACCTTAATAGAATTGATTATTGTCATTGTTATGATTGGTATTTTGAGCGCAGCGTTATTGCCTAAGATTATAGGTATTCAAGCAAGAGCAAGAGACGTTCAAAGAAGAACAGATCAACAAACCATAGCAACAGCTCTTATGCTTTATTACACAGATAATAAAATATATCCCACTGGAGAATGTAATGCTTCAGTTGAATATATTAATACGGTATATCCCACAGTATGTAAACGAAATCAACCTTATGCGACGACATGATTTACTGAATATAGTTATTTAGAAACATGATTTTTGGACCAACTTGAAAGAATATATCTTACTTCCGTTCCTAAAGACCCTTCTCATCCGAATAAAACATATAGTTATACCTTTGATCCAACTGCAAATAATGCGGATGTAAATTATATTAGTACACATTGTGGGCAAAGCTGATTTAGTGCTGTTGCATCGATCTGAATTTATCCTGAAAAAAGACGTATAGGTGATATTGTAAGATCTTGCCCTGACGGAACTCCTCGAGAGTATGCTTCTAGTTGAACACCTAAAAATATTAATAGATATAATTTCATGAGAACAATGTGGATTTATGATGATAGATATAAGCCTATTGGTGATAAAACTGTTCCATGAGAGTGTTTTGATGAGAAAAAAAATGCAAATTGTTTATAGTGTGAAATATAGAGAAAAACCATAGCTTATTCAGATTGAGATAATGAATACTATAATGCCATGGTTTTTTTTGTTATTGAAAAAGGAGAGAATATCTTTATACTCTTTCAGCTTTTTGTTTATTAATAATATGCTATGTCAGACAACCAATTACTATCTAAAAATGAAAAAATGCTCAAGAATATATCAGGCTATATTGGAGAGGTTGTCTATGGATGAATTGATGGAATTGTGACAACCTTTGCTGTGGTGGCAGGGTTTGTGGGAGCCGGAGCATCCGCTACATTAGGAGATATATGACCTCTCGCTGTCGTCCTTTTCGGTCTGGCAAATCTTTTTGGAGATGGTGTCTCTATGGGATTGGGTAAATATTTATCCACCAAGAGCGAACAAGACATTTATCATCGTGAATGGAATAATGAAAAAGTAGCTACTACAGAATACCATGAAAAAAAATATACTGACACAGTTGCGATATTGATGGAACAGTGAGTAGAACAGATTGAAGCCGAACAGATGACAGATATTATGGTCAAACATCCGGAACTTTGGATAAAATGGCAGATGGATAATGTTGTATGAATGCCTGATGTTCGTGATGAAAAACCTATTGCACAATGATTGATTACCTTGTTCTCGTTTATTGTATTTGGTGCTATACCGTTGATACCTTACATTTTCTTGTGAGAGGGCTATGACTATTGGACTATATCTCTTGTAATGACAGGCTGATCATTGATTCTCTTAGGTATCGTACGTTGGTATATTACTAAAATGAATTTTATCGGTACGGTAGCACAGATGGTAGTACTATGAACCGTAGCAGCAGCAGTTGCCTATTGGACGGGTGATATTGTTATGAAATTGCAATAAGTTATTAACTCCTTCATTCTGGTAAGGAGTTTTTTATGAAGAGATTGCAAACGAGGACAAAAACTGTAGAACTTTTTTATTTATTGTTTTACTCTACTATAAATGCATTCACATCTTATCAATTATGCAAAATGACTGGTTTGACAGTATTACCAGACAGAGTGAAATAGGAAGTTGGTTATACGATTGAAATGAGCTCCATGAGTTCCTGAAAGACCAACGAAAGAAGCAGAGACTCTATCAAAAGTTGGCTTTGATTTCATTGCACCAGATTACTACGGGCATGGAAGAAGTTCAGGTTATTTTAATACAAAAAATTGTATCCAAACAGCGTATGATACTCTTCAAACATTCCGTCAACAAATACCTGTCGTATCGGTCTATTCTCCAGATGAGTTATTGCTACCTGTGTATGAAGAGATAGTTATTGTTGGGGGGAGTTATGGATGATGGATAGCAGCTGCAATGCCAAAATTTGATGACCAACTGAAAGAAGTAGTGTTGCTCTATCCAGCACTTGATCGTTTAGATCGCAATGAACATGGTCATCCAGAATCTACTGATGAAGACTTTCTAAGAGAGTATCTCTTGTGATATAAAAATATCTATAGAGTTGAAGAATGAAGTGATCCGTATGATGCGATGCTTGATATTGAACCTTTATTTTCACTTTCAAAACTCTGACATCTGTCAGAAACGAAAGTTTTTGTCTGACATGGAAGTGCTGACAATGTGATATGGTGTGGGAGAAGTAGACAATTTATAGACGATCTTAGACAGATGAATCCAGATTGAAATTACCACTATGCAGAGTACTATGGACTATGACATGGAGGATTGTGTAAAGATGCAACGCTTCAGTGATGGCTTTATCGAAGGAAACAGTTTGAAGTACAAGAATAATTTTATTTTGATAGATTATTATAGTATATGATTTTGTTATTAGATTTGGATAGTACCTTGGTGGCTGAAGAAGGATGTAATACATTAGCACAATGGAAGTGAGTAGGAGATCAAGTGGCTCGTATTACACAACAGACGATGGATGGAACGATGGACTTCAATACTGCATTCCCACAAAAATTAGAACTTATTAGACCATCATATCAAGATTTAGATAAACTCGGAGAGTTTTTATTAGATTATGTGAGTGAAGATTGGAAACAAGTAGTAGCTCTTTTGCAATCTCAAGGAGTAAAAATTGGTATTTTATCTCAAGGATATACACGTAGTTCATTACCTGTAGCACAATTGCTCAATATTGACCCTGAATGGATCTTTGCCCTGCATTTTCATCACGCTGAAGATGGAAGGTATCAGTGACTCGACATGACACAAGATCTCATGTACTATGATTGAAAGAGAAAGGTGATACAAAAACTTAGAGAAAGCTATCCTGATGAAACAATAGTCTTCTCTTGAGATAGTCTCTGAGACTACGAATCTGGTCAGATAGCTGATGTATTCATTGCTTATGCAGGAGTGATTGCTAGACCCAAGGTAACTGCAATAGCAGAATATATTGCATATTCGCCACAAGAACTCTATGATTATATCAAATCATTGCTTTAATTCTTTTTGTATCGCTCATGATAACTCGTTTACAACATTTCTTTCACGATTTGAGTGAATCATTTAAGACATATTATCTTTCCTATCTTGTAGCTCTCTTTGCTACAGTATTATGGATTATTGTCATCTCTTTTGATTATTCTTATGAGATGGATTTGAGTATATTCTATGAACTCTTAGCAACCTGTGCCATCGCGTTCCCGCTCTTCTTACTATGACCACTCTATAATCAAACGCACAACAAGTCAGACCACAAGATTGTTATTGTAACTTCACTTATTAGTACGGTACTTTCTATCCTTTTTGCTTGGTATGTTGCTCATTATAATGTCTTTGGACCAGATCAACCAGATATACAGAGTCATATTATTGTCGTCTTATTGTCGTATCTTATCGCTTGGGGAAGTGTGTTAGCTACTG
It encodes:
- the epsG_1 gene encoding Type II secretion system protein G precursor — translated: MRIKKGFTLIELIIVIVMIGILSAALLPKIIGIQARARDVQRRTDQQTIATALMLYYTDNKIYPTGECNASVEYINTVYPTVCKRNQPYATTGFTEYSYLETGFLDQLERIYLTSVPKDPSHPNKTYSYTFDPTANNADVNYISTHCGQSGFSAVASIGIYPEKRRIGDIVRSCPDGTPREYASSGTPKNINRYNFMRTMWIYDDRYKPIGDKTVPGECFDEKKNANCL
- a CDS encoding VIT family protein; translation: MSDNQLLSKNEKMLKNISGYIGEVVYGGIDGIVTTFAVVAGFVGAGASATLGDIGPLAVVLFGLANLFGDGVSMGLGKYLSTKSEQDIYHREWNNEKVATTEYHEKKYTDTVAILMEQGVEQIEAEQMTDIMVKHPELWIKWQMDNVVGMPDVRDEKPIAQGLITLFSFIVFGAIPLIPYIFLGEGYDYWTISLVMTGGSLILLGIVRWYITKMNFIGTVAQMVVLGTVAAAVAYWTGDIVMKLQ
- a CDS encoding phosphoserine phosphatase, with product MILLLDLDSTLVAEEGCNTLAQWKGVGDQVARITQQTMDGTMDFNTAFPQKLELIRPSYQDLDKLGEFLLDYVSEDWKQVVALLQSQGVKIGILSQGYTRSSLPVAQLLNIDPEWIFALHFHHAEDGRYQGLDMTQDLMYYDGKRKVIQKLRESYPDETIVFSGDSLGDYESGQIADVFIAYAGVIARPKVTAIAEYIAYSPQELYDYIKSLL